AACACTGatccaccaggaaagcatacttTCCGGATCGGGTGAACATGGCCGGGGTGGCGAGGGTGGCGATGATGGGAGCAGCCTGCACGACAAGGACGGTGCGTCGGAGATGGAGCAGAAGTTTAAGAAGCTGATGCAGGCGACGGGTGTCAGTGCGGCCAGTGAGGTGGTCGACCGGTTCCTGGCACAACGGGAAGCGTCCGCCCGGCTCACCTACCTGCGCACGGTGACCGAGAACGAGAAGAAGCAGCTGGAGGCACAGCGCGAACTGATGAAGGCGCAGCTGGACGCGTTCAAGTTCGCCGACGTCAAGGATAGTGATGTGTATGTTGATGTAGTTGTTTGGAGGTTATGGTTACTTTATTCCAATCTTCTTTTACAGCAACCAGGAGGAGCTGGAAAAGATTAAAAACTCCATCGAGGAGCAGAAGCAACGGCGCGAAGAGTGCGACAAGGCGATCGAGTACACGCGGAACGTGTTCGACACGATCAAGGATGCGCTGATCGAGCTGCTGCTGAAGTTGCGCGAAATTGAGGAGAGTCTCGATACGGCCTCACCGTACGGTCGCCGTACCCCGCTGAAGCCGGCCGAGCTGAAAGACATCACGTCCGGCAAGTTGGCGGTCGAGGAGCTCGGCAACCTGCTGGAGGAACGCATCAAGCTTGGGCTCATCGCTAGCGGTCAGTTGGCGGCCGACGTTGACAGTGGGCTGTCGGAGGATGAGGGTGAGGCGGGCCAGCCGGCACTAATGGGCACATCACCGGCCACGCCACCAACACCTTCCGTGCAGCAGCTATCACCTGGTCCGGGGGGGCCCGCGTCTGCCGCTGGCAGCAGCGTCCTATCCACCTCATCACCCGCCGAGGAACGCGAAAAGCCACCGGCCTACCCGCCCGTCTACATGAACCTGATCGCAGGCCGTACCACCACGCAAATCTCGTCGACCTCACCCGGCCAGGGCACGACCGTCGTACTGTCCGACGACGAGGGTGATGTACCGTCACGCAGCTACCTGAAACGGCAGGCCAACATGATCATTGAGGCCAAATCACGACGCAAAGGCTTCCGAATGCCGGTACCGAAAAGACGCTAGTAGGGATAGGCATCTCCCCCTCAGAAACATCACCAAGGATAGAATGATTGAAGTTCTGGAGAGACTCCGTCTATTTAATCGAAGATTGATATCAAGGATACATGTAGAGTCTTTACAATTAGGAGTAGTTTTACACCTTGGCGATATTGAAGGACCTTGATAATTACTCAAGGATAAGGATCACTTGAAAGGTTTATTAAGGTTCAACGGCTGTATTGCATTCCATCATCATGGACATTGATGATGCCCTACAGAACCAGCTAGCAGGACACCGTCGAAGGAACTCTGGTATCGCACAGACACCTCTTTAAATAACATATAGCAAGAATGTCATTACGAAGATCCTCCATGATGCTGAGTTTCTTTCATGTCAGATTCATCTCAATCTACTTACCAATCCCTAATAAGGTCCCTTTAAAAGATTGCAtgaagaagtaaaaaataaaaaccaaacaccagCATTTATCGATTTTTTGCTAAAGTATTTCATTTCTATATTTCTTCACGGTAATATAGCTCTTGTTGAATCcatttattcttttgttttcgtttcgtttctatCATTCTTTCCGCTTGCGATGTAACTTCACAAAATTACATGCACCGATTCGCTAGTTAGGTTCGAAAGGCTTCGACTGATGCGAAAcgatgtttgtgtttgtttcgcgTGACACGCTAATGCCCACTATTTTACAGGAGTCCAGTCCCGTACCATCGAAGGGGAAAAGTTGGGCTTTGTGTGCGTATTTGGGGGTGGGCGGGCTCGTCGAGAGCCACAGGTTACAACTATATATACATAAATATGTACATGTATGATTACCTAACCCTCGTTACGCTTAACAACTAATTGACAGTCCATTTTGAAATTGCGTTTAAACCAAGCCGTTGATTCGTTTCTagtaaaagaacaaaaacaaaactcgttGACTAATCCCTGTGTGAGTTGGAGTAGGCGCCTTGATACGAACCCCATCGATTGCGTGTTAAAAGTTCTATTCCCTCTAAATTTCCCTTCTTCATCACACTCTCTCACTCCCTTcctttcctcttcctttttgCCCTTTATCACATCATCTCTCTGCCTTAGTTTATTTATCTACAATTATTACCTAACATGCTCCATGGCAAGAGTGTGTATGAAAAACTTAATTctacagagagagagaaggagagggagagagagagcgagagaccTAGATGGGGAAACAATAGATTGGAGTTAGAAAAACTAAATAACAAGCACAACAATGGGAGCGCAGTTCGCGAGCTAGTTGTAAATCTGATTCCATGTGTTTGGCtgctttattttccttcgtttgttttgattgtggtTTTCGGTCAAAAAACCACGATGTTTCTACTCACGGACATTTTCACGTCCTCGTATCACGATATCACATCTCATTGGCAGTGTGAGGTTATGGGGTTTTCGGGGAGGAATGGGAAAAAGGATGGAAGGGTCGTTTTAATGGAGGAGCTTCCATTTTGTGCGTATGTCGAGTAGCACACCGACGTACACAAGTTCAGTTCCCTTGTCCTTACACAAGCGTATCAGCTGGTGTgacaccacacgcacacacatgtgtcACAAACCGTCTAACAGTGCACGGGTTAACCCAACCGCGTTGGGCGTTAAGTGTTGGTGATTGT
This window of the Anopheles moucheti chromosome X, idAnoMoucSN_F20_07, whole genome shotgun sequence genome carries:
- the LOC128307311 gene encoding outer dynein arm-docking complex subunit 3, with the translated sequence MSTPKPILNAENLALTNKRIGELKKKVMLAEGQKKAYTEEWNDKKKAQNDRMAELRKEVRDLTNKLSYLHNPTSAKAQKNVQEIKRRVPLPPGAKSVGDALRIVDLKVIDLHKQTDVTEDRIRKRERHFKQLVEQYQALVGYRDAKCDGSNPPETIEEDANRKLITRLENEIHRTTVQWMEAEHIRKKYRGIKSSLMRDAEKFESSLLELEQAITEQQAEINKLEEVHKEAVQMRDSTKTILQRQEQTTHYSNKAREKQAQDFRRQVEERKLELERLERKIFSSGKTLIHQESILSGSGEHGRGGEGGDDGSSLHDKDGASEMEQKFKKLMQATGVSAASEVVDRFLAQREASARLTYLRTVTENEKKQLEAQRELMKAQLDAFKFADVKDSDVNQEELEKIKNSIEEQKQRREECDKAIEYTRNVFDTIKDALIELLLKLREIEESLDTASPYGRRTPLKPAELKDITSGKLAVEELGNLLEERIKLGLIASGQLAADVDSGLSEDEGEAGQPALMGTSPATPPTPSVQQLSPGPGGPASAAGSSVLSTSSPAEEREKPPAYPPVYMNLIAGRTTTQISSTSPGQGTTVVLSDDEGDVPSRSYLKRQANMIIEAKSRRKGFRMPVPKRR